The genome window CGCCTTGGAAATTATTCCCGTTCACATAATCGCAAGGCTCTTCGCGCATCTCCAGATGCAGCCCATCGCCGGTATAGGGATGCGCGCGGGCAAGGCCTTCGTCCACTTCGATCCCCAGACCGGGCGCGTCAGAGGCGGTGATGAACCCATCCTCCACCCGGATCGCCCCTTTGATCAGCTGGTCATGAAACGGCGTTTCGATACATTCGCACATCAGGATATTCGGTATCGCCGTGGCAAGCTGCACATTCGCCGCCCATTCCACCGGCCCGGCATAGAGATGCGGCGCCACCTGCGCGTTATAGACCTCGGCCATGGTGGCGATCTTTTTGGCTTCTGCAATGCCACCCACGCGGCCAAGCGCCGGTTGCAAAATCTCTGCCGCACCGGCGCGCAACAGGGGCGCAAACTCGGCCTTTGTCGTCAGCCGCTCGCCCGTGGCCACGGGAATGCGCACGCCGCGCGCGACCTTGGCCATCTGCTCGGGCGCGTCTGGTGGGATCGGCTCTTCGTACCACAGCGGGCTATAGGGCTCTAACGCCTGCCCCAGCCGGATCGCGCCTGCGGTGGTGAACTGCCCATGGGTGCCAAAGAGCAGATCGGCGCGGTCGCCAACGGCCTCGCGGATGGCTTTGCAAAAGGCCACGGAGGTGCTGATATCCGACATCGCAGGCATATGCCCGCCGCGCAGCGTATAGGGGCCGGCAGGGTCGAATTTCACCGCGGTATAGCCCCGCGCCACGCAGTCCGCCGCCGATTCCGCCGCCATCTCGGGCGAGGTCCAGAAATCGGCCATGCTGTGATGCGGCAGTGGGTAAAGGTAGGTATAGCCGCGCACCCGGTCATTGGTGCGCCCGCCGATCAACGCATGCACCGGACGGTCGCGGTCTTTGCCTAGAATGTCCCAACAGGCGATCTCTAGCCCCGAAAACGCGCCCATGACGGTCAAATCTGGCCGCTGGGTAAAGCCCGCGGAATAGGCGCGGCGGAACATCAACTCGATATTCTCAGGATTTTCGCCCTGCATATGGCGGGCAAAAACGTCTTCGATCACCACGCGCATTGCATCGGGCCCGACGCTGGCGGCATAGCATTCGCCCCAGCCGGTCACGCCCGTATCGGTCGTCACCTTGATCAATATCCAATAGCGCCCGCCCCAGCCGGGGGCGGGCGGGGCCGTCACGATGATGTCGAGGTCTTGTAGCTTCATGACGGTCTCTCCTGCGCGCTTGATCAGGTCTCTTTTTTGTCGTCGACGATGGTCATCTGTGCAATGCCGCTTTCGCCCAGATCGACCTTGGCGAAGGGGCCGCCGTGGCACATCTGACCGGGGTCGGTGATGTCGACAGGGCCTTCTTCGGCCAGCACTTTTTCGGCGAATTGCTCGGCGTTGTCCTTGGGACGGTAACCGAGGAAGGCAGCCTTGGCATTGTCCACCGGGGCGCGGTCGTTGTTCGACACGCCGTAGATGACCGAGAAACCGACCGATGGGGTGTCCACCGCGCGGGTCACAAGCTGGATCAGGTCGTCATAGCTCA of Sulfitobacter sp. DSM 110093 contains these proteins:
- a CDS encoding mandelate racemase/muconate lactonizing enzyme family protein, whose translation is MKLQDLDIIVTAPPAPGWGGRYWILIKVTTDTGVTGWGECYAASVGPDAMRVVIEDVFARHMQGENPENIELMFRRAYSAGFTQRPDLTVMGAFSGLEIACWDILGKDRDRPVHALIGGRTNDRVRGYTYLYPLPHHSMADFWTSPEMAAESAADCVARGYTAVKFDPAGPYTLRGGHMPAMSDISTSVAFCKAIREAVGDRADLLFGTHGQFTTAGAIRLGQALEPYSPLWYEEPIPPDAPEQMAKVARGVRIPVATGERLTTKAEFAPLLRAGAAEILQPALGRVGGIAEAKKIATMAEVYNAQVAPHLYAGPVEWAANVQLATAIPNILMCECIETPFHDQLIKGAIRVEDGFITASDAPGLGIEVDEGLARAHPYTGDGLHLEMREEPCDYVNGNNFQGGAPADSH